ATCTCCGTCCTCGTTCGTGTCTTGGTTTGTGTTTGTGGGAGTCACGTTGGTGATCGTTCCCTGCGTCGCCGTGGGCGAGGCGGTCATCTCCCAGCCCTGTCCTGGGGTGCTAGGTCCCGATCCCCCATCTGAGGGGAGGAGATCTTTATGCATGATTACCTTGGCCGGCGCGAATGGGGTATTGGTGAAGACACAAACCAGGTTGGCGCCGGGGACGACAGCTTCGGGCGTGCCGGGCTGACCGACGTTCAGCGCAAACTCGAGGCTCGTGCCTTCTGCCCTTTCAAGAACCGTCTGACCACGCGTCCCGTCGGGGTTTAGGGCGTAGCACTCGCGAGTCGTGGAGTAGGCATCCTGCGTGGCCGAGTTGGTGAAGGTCTCACTGGCCTTGAACGTACCGTCCAGTTGGAGAACATACGCACCAATCTGCTCGTTTTGGAGGCCGGGTGCTACGCCAGTGGTAGTCACGCCCTCGAACGACAGAGTCTGGCCCCCTGAGACTCGGGCTGCGGAAAGGCCGAACTGGTCCGCGTCTCCTCCGACACGAACTCCGTCAACAACCTTCTGAACCGTGACTGTTGCGGGGGTCGAGCAGCTCGCGAGGTCTACCAATGACATCGAGCCGGAGAAGCCGGTCCGACCTGAGAAATTGAGGTTGGTCGGGTCTGCCAGCGCGTTCCAGTTGCTCGTGTTCCCGGTACCTCCACCCTGCTGGATGATCGCCTTGCCCGACGAGGTGAAGGTGACACCGTTGATCGCTTGCCTCATGCCGGTTGGGAGTTGCCCTGCGTTGGCACTACCGGTAATGGTCGGCACGTCCTCGAGGTTGTGCGCACCAGGGCGCTGCTGGAAGTCGTCTTGGTCGATGACGCCAGATACCGTGCGGCCGCCGTTCGTGTCAGAGATGATGAACTGGATGTTGTTCTGAGCATCGAAGGCAAAGTCGCCATTCATCTCGTTTGGTTGTGTGGTGAAGCCAGACGGCCTCGGGACATCGACGTGCGCAACTTCGCCGGTACGGTCACCAACACCAGGAACGTAACGGTAGAGGTGGAGTCGAAGAGGACGATTCTGGTTCGTTCCCTCACTCATCGAGAAGTATGCGAAATAGAACTCCTCGCGACCCTCATAGATGGTGGCATCGCCAGCGACGACATAGCCTGCCGTTGGGGAGAGCAGGTTCATTGTGAAGACCGGGTACGGGGACGCCCCGGATGCGGGGTCAAAGCGGTAGACCGAAACCAACTTCGAATTTCCATTTTGGGCGGTGAAGTAGAAGACGCCCGTTGATGTCACGCCGAGGGCGTTAGCCGTCTGTCCGGATAGAACATTCGCGGCCGAGTTCGGAACGGAGCTCAAACCGGTGTTGATTGAGGTGGCAGCCGTATTGTGCGAAGCGCGTTGAATACTAGTGGAGGTTGAGCCTGAGGATGCCCTCTGCAGGGTGTAGTAACTATTGGCGTAGGCGGGGTTCAGACAGACGTTGTTGGGCGTAAGCGCCTCAACGCGAAGCTCCCCGAAGTTCCAGGGACCATTCGAAGGCCAGTTCGTCGGGCTGTTTCCATTGCCAGCGATCTCATTCCAACCTGTAGTACTAGTAGTCCACTTGTATCCGGGCAGAGACCCGACTGGTTGGATCCGGTACCTCGAGTTGGCGCTGATGGTGTGGTTCGTCTGAGTGGTTCCGGTAACC
This genomic stretch from Schaalia sp. JY-X169 harbors:
- a CDS encoding LPXTG cell wall anchor domain-containing protein, whose protein sequence is MTTIWQAVGLRRFAGVTTAAILSLSILGATTVASASEELPQSGLDDQSSSSADVHAQSGGPGEGSAVPLSTSTGDEAASDMDVELFAMPTGRNYLTWQVTNATGDHIGGATVAVQGPRTGNNNWTRTYYVTDCTEDPCPAQQNAMYSMDQDPRPGHFAVEQLTAVTGTTQTNHTISANSRYRIQPVGSLPGYKWTTSTTGWNEIAGNGNSPTNWPSNGPWNFGELRVEALTPNNVCLNPAYANSYYTLQRASSGSTSTSIQRASHNTAATSINTGLSSVPNSAANVLSGQTANALGVTSTGVFYFTAQNGNSKLVSVYRFDPASGASPYPVFTMNLLSPTAGYVVAGDATIYEGREEFYFAYFSMSEGTNQNRPLRLHLYRYVPGVGDRTGEVAHVDVPRPSGFTTQPNEMNGDFAFDAQNNIQFIISDTNGGRTVSGVIDQDDFQQRPGAHNLEDVPTITGSANAGQLPTGMRQAINGVTFTSSGKAIIQQGGGTGNTSNWNALADPTNLNFSGRTGFSGSMSLVDLASCSTPATVTVQKVVDGVRVGGDADQFGLSAARVSGGQTLSFEGVTTTGVAPGLQNEQIGAYVLQLDGTFKASETFTNSATQDAYSTTRECYALNPDGTRGQTVLERAEGTSLEFALNVGQPGTPEAVVPGANLVCVFTNTPFAPAKVIMHKDLLPSDGGSGPSTPGQGWEMTASPTATQGTITNVTPTNTNQDTNEDGDAEWTVNFERPTEGEPTPSASITVSEEDRDGFSFVNGTCTHEKSDGTTTSYDLTSEQALGGFTVNNVGPGETLTCDFLNGSVPTLQLCKQVASIENGVVPGAQPTDWRLTAAGQNGTDGGFTDVACAQPRQVEPGEYLLSEEVDPDSENLVNANAYLQLGNWSCEHRKIGENAFGDPVEIDSDATVEVLGSEAGDDQDAAVRCTVTNQAAELTVLKQLDGQWGPLVSDFKLGAAPATATPGLELPVLRDALGNEGVRDYNSILVRPGINYEVSEQSIFPYLQRSFQQYLPGGSDGTDLTTCPAVLTTAAFNNAACWQDANPDAVSVDQGDRGIYRFVNTAPIPPELPQAGGTAATWFIIGGIGALAAAALAGLTHMRRRAE